The sequence below is a genomic window from Streptomyces sp. B21-105.
TGCGCAGGCCTTCGGCGTCCGCGGTGGGGTGGCCGGGTTCGTAGATGCCGGTGTAGACGCAGCGGCCCAGGTGTTCCACGAAGCTGCCGAAGACGCGGGGGTCGACCTCGCCGACGGTGAAGGCGGGGTCGAGGGTGAAGCGGGCGGTGCTCATCTTGGCCTTTCGGGTTCGGTCTCGTCCCTGGCGCACCGGCGGCGGCCCTCCCCGGGCCGTCCTCCGTCGTGCCGCGGCCCGGCGGGCCGGTGGGCCACTCGGTTCGGCTTTCCGTTCGGCATCCGGTTCGCCATCCCGTTCGGCATGTCGATCCGTACTCCGTTCGGCATGTCGACTTGCGATCGCGACGTCGAACGGGACCGTAGATTCGATGCGCCCGCCCGTCAAGCTTCCGGCACCACTTCTGACAGCGCTTTCTACCGTTGTCCGTGCACCGACTTACCGTGACGCGGACACAACCAGCCGCGTAGTCTCGGACAGGCCGTCGCCGGGCGGCCGGAACGGTCGGAAGGGGGAGCCGATGGACGTCGCGGGCGCGCGCGGGAGGGCGGCCCGGATCGCCTCGGCGCTGCGGCGCGCGAGGACCGGCCCGGCCATGCGCGAGCTGACCGGCGATCTCTCCGCCGCACTGCGGGCGCGGGCCGTCCGGCCGCACGGGGTACGGGAGTTGTGCCGGGCACTGTGCGAGGAACTGTCCGAGCGGCGCGGCGGACGACCGGTCGAGGTGCGCTTCGAGCGGTTCCCCGACGAGATCGAAGTGACCGGGCTCTGGGTGGAGTTCCAGGACTTCGACCTGGTAATCGTCGAGGAACGGGCCGAAGCGGTCCAGCAGTTGGTCATCCTCGGCCATGAACTGTGGCATCTGCACGCCGGGCACCGGCACCACCACCGCGGCCTGGGTCTGGGCCTGGGCCTGGGCCTGGGCCTGGGCCTCGGCACGGTCGCCGCGGGCGTGCTGGGCGGCCGCTCGGACTGGGAGTCCGCCGCCCTCGCCGTCGCCGCCCGCGACGGCTCCCGGGAGGACGACGAGGCCGAGGCCGACGACTTCGGCCACCGCCTCGCGGCCCGCTTCCGGCGCTACCTCGCCGACTCCGGGCCGACCGCCGCCCCGGGGGCCGCGGAGGCCGTCGCGGAGACCACCGCCGTCCAGCGGACCCTCGGCTACCGCGGACGCAGGGGGACCCTGCGGTGAGCCACGGGCTGTACATCTCCTTCTGGCTGCCCACGGCGGTGCTGGGCGCGGCCCTCGCCATCAAGCTGCCCAGCATCCTCAAGCTGTGGCGGGACCCGCTGCTGCGCGCGGTCGGCGGCCTGCTGGTCTTCGGCTGCGCGGTGTTCGTCTTCGCGGCCCCCGGGACCATCGCCTGGACCAACCGGGTCACCGGCGTGCCGAACATCGCCGCGCCCTGGGTGTACTCGCTGCTCACCGCGCTGTCCGCGTCCTGGCTGCTGCTGATCATCGCCTGGCGCAACGGCCGTACCGAGCGCTCGGCCCAGACCCGGCGGACGACCCGCCTGGTGGTCTGCGTCTACGCGACGGTGGTGGTCGCGCTGTGGGTGCTGTTCGCGCTCGCCGACGTCCCTGTGGAGCGGATCCGGGACCTCGACACGTACTACGCCAACACGCCCTTCATGCGTGAGGAGATCCTGCTCTACCTGGTCGCCCACACCGTGGCCTGCTCGGTCACGGCCCGCCTGGTGTGGAACTGGAGCCGCACCGACGGCCTCGACGCGTGGCTGCGCTGGGGACTGCGTTTCCTGGGGGCCGGCTATGTGACGAACCTGCTGTTCAGCGCGGCCAAGATGACGGCGGTCGGGGCCCGTTGGACCGGGCACGACCTGGACTGGCTGAGCACCGGCATCGCCCCGGCGGCGGCCTGCGTCGCCGCCACGCTCGTCGCGATCGGCTTCATCGTGCCGCACGCCGGCCAGTACCTCCAGGAGCGGGTGCGGGTGCGCCGCCGTCACCGGAGCCTGCGGCCGCTGTCCCGGCTGATGCGGACCGTCACCGGCGGCCGCGAGCCGTTCGACCTGCGCGCCACGCCGGAACTGCGGCTGATCCGCCGCGAGACGTTCATCCGCGACGCCCTCCTCCCGCTGGCCCGCCGCCTGGACGACGATCTGCGCGCCCGCGCCTACGACGCCGCCGTCGCCCTCGGCGTCGAACGCGGCCGAGCCCAGGCCCTGGCGGCCGCGGTGGCACTCCTGGACGTCGTGGAGGCGCGGAAAAGCGCACAGCAACCTCGCCCGCCGGCCCCGGAGGCGGGGGCCATGTCCCCGGCTCACGCCGCGACCCCGGGTCCCTCCACTGCCGCCACGCCGGGTCCTCCCACGGCCGCCACGCCGGGGCCGGGTCCCGTGGCCGCCACGCCTGCCCAGGCTCCCCCGGCCGCGACTCCGGCTCCCCTCGCCGCCACCCCGGGCCCCCAGGCCGCCACGCCGGCCACGGGCCCACTGGCCGTCACCCCGGCTCCCCTCTCTGCCTCGCCGGCCTTGGATCCCCTGGCTGCCTCACCGGCCCCGGGCCCCCAGGCCACCACCCCGGCCCAGGCTCCCCCGGCCGCAACCCCGGGTCCCCTCGCCACCGCCTCCCGGGCTCCCTTGGCGTCCCCCGCCTCTTCCGCATCCGCCGCCTCCGGCGCTCCCGCTCCTTTCTCCTCCGGCCCGGACACCACGTATCTCCTGCGGGAGATACAGGCCGTGTCCCAGGCCCTGCGCCATCCCGACGACATCCAGGCGGTCCGCGCCCTCGCGGCCGCCCCGGCAGAGAGCATCTCCGCGCATGACTGAACCCTCCAATCCCGCCAGAACCGCCGTAGTCCTGGGGGGATCCCATGCGGGCATGCTCGCGGCAAGCGCCCTGACCGGTCTCGCCGACCGGGTCGTCGTCATCGAGCGGGACGTCCTGCCCGAGGGCCCAGCGCCCCGCAAGGGGCTGCCCCAGGCACGTCACGCCCACATGCTGTGGTCGGGCGGGGTGCGGGCGGTGGAGGAGCTGCTGCCGGACGTCACCGGGGCGCTCCGGGCGGCCGGGGCGCGCCGGTCGCCGGTCACGACGGACATGGTGGTCCTCGGCCCGCGCGGCTGGTTCCGCCGCTGGCCCGAGTCGCACCACGTGATCCTGGCCGGCCGCGACCTCCTGGACGCGACGGTCCGGTCCCGGGTGCTGGCCGACGAACGGGTCGGACTGTGCTCGGGGGCCGAGGCGCTGGGCCTGGTGGGGGACGCGGGCGCGGTCACCGGCGTGCGGGTGCGGCAGGGCGGCGCGGAGCGCGTCGTCGAGGCGGGACTGGTCGTCGACGCGAGCGGGCGCGGGTCGCGGGCGGCGGGCTGGCTGACGGAGCTCGGGCTGCCCACGGCGAAACAGCGCGAGGTGGACTCCGGACTGGCGTACGCCAGCCGGCTGTACCTCGCACCCGGGCCGGCCCGCTCCGGCTATCCGATCGTCAACGTGCAGCCCGACCCGCGGGACGCCGGCCCCGGCCGCGCCGGGTTCCTGCTGCCCATCGAGGACGGCCGGTGGATCGTCACCCTCAACGGCACCCGGGGCGGCGAACCCTCCCCCGACAGCGACGACTTCGTGCGTTTCGCCCTCGAGGAGCTGCGTCACCCGGTCATCGGGCAGCTCCTCGAGCAGGCCGAGCCGCTGTCCGACGTGGCGTACACCCGGTCCACCGTCAACCGCCGCCACTTCTACGAGCGGATGCCGGCCTGGCCGGACAACTTCGTCGTCCTCGGCGACGCCCTCGCCGCGTACAACCCGCTCTACGGGCACGGCCTCGCGGTCGCCGCGCAGAGCGCGGTGCTGCTGCGGGACGCGGTCCGGCGGCACGGGTGGGGCGCGGCGGGGCTGTCCCGGCGCGCGCAGAAGGCGGTGGCCCGGCCCGTCGCGACCGCCTGGGACCTCGCCGTCGGCCAGGACGTGTTCTATCCCGGCGCGACCGAGACCGGCCCCACCCGGCGGGACCGGCTCGTGGCCGCGTACGTCGGCCGCCTGATGCTCACCGCCACCGGCAACGGCCGCATGGCCCGCCGGGTGACGGACGTGACGTCCCTGGAACGCGGCCCGCAGGTCCTGCTGACGCCCTCCACGCTGGCGGCAGCCGCCGTCGGCCCCCTCCGCCCGCCCCTGCCCGGCCCCCCGCTGACGGCCGACGAACGCAAGCAGGCGGGCCTGCCGTAGCCGGCCGGGGCCGCTTTCCCCGCCCCGGCGCGGCGGCCCGCCAGCCGGTGGGCCGGCCGGTCCGGTGGGCGGCGGTCAGCCGGTGAAGGGTGGTTGGGGGAGGCCCTGGCCGGCGTTCGGGAGCACCAGGAGGGAGCCCGCCGTCGGGTGGGGGGCGTCCAGGCCCACGCGGGCCGTCGTGACGTACAGGTCGGTCAGGTCCGGGCCGCCGAAGGCGCAGGCGGTGATCCGCGGGCAGGGCAGGTCGATCTGCCGGTCCAGGACGCCCGCCGGGGTGTAGCGGCGTACCGCGGCCCCGTCCCACAACGCCACCCACACACAGCCGTCGGCGTCGACGGTGAGGCCGTCCGGGAACCCGGCCCCGTCCTCGATCGCGACGAAGGGACGACGGCCCGACGCCCGCCCGTCCGCCGAGAAGTCGAGGACGTCCACGCGGCGCGTCGGCGAGTCGACGTAGTACATCAGCGTGCCGTCCGGGCTCCAGCCCGTCCCGTTGCTCACCGCCACGTCGTCGAGGACCACCTCGGTGGACCCGTCGCCGGTGAGGCGGGACAGGCCGCCGCCGCCGGGGGCCTCGTCGTAGCGCATGGTGCCGGCCCACAGCGAGCCGTCCGGGGCGACGGCCGCGTCGTTGCCCCGGCGGCCCGGCACGGGCTCGTGACGCAGCCAGCGGAAGCCGCCGTCCGGATCGAGCAGGCCCACGCCGTCCCGGAGGTTGAGGACCAGGCCGCCCCCGGCCCGGGGCTTGGCCGCACCCACGTGCTGGTGGGTCGTACGGACCGTGCGGCGGCCGGTGGCCGGGTCGTACGCGTGCAGCCGGCTGCCCAGGATGTCCACCCAGAGCAGTCGGCCGGCGGCCGCGTCCCAGGTCGGCCCCTCGCCGAGGACCGCTCCGGCCGGCACGGCCACGTCGTAGCGTGTGCTCACACCGCGCCCCGGTAGCCGAGCAGCTCGGACAGTTCGCCGGCCCCCTTCAGGGCGAGCTGCTCCAGACCCGCGCGGCGCTCCTCGCTCCAGCGGATCATGGGGACGGAGATGGACAGCGCGGCGACGACCTGTCCCGTGCGGTCGCGCACCGGCGCGGCCACGCAGCTGACGTCCGGATTGGACTCGCGGTTCTCGACCGCGACGCCCCGCTCCCGGATCTCCGCCAGGGCCGCCCGCAGCGCCTTCGGCTCGGTGATGCTGTTCGGCGTCATCCGTACGAGTTCGGCGTCGTCGGGGATGCGCGCGGTGAGCTCCTGCTCGGGGAGCGACGCCAGCAGCATCTTGCCGACGGAGGTGCAGTGGGCGGGCAGCCGGCGGCCCGCCGCCGACACCATCCGGACCGCGTGCGTGGAGTCGACCTTCGCGATGTAGATGACGTCGGCCCCCTCCAGGATCGCCACGTGCACCGTCTCGTCACACGTTTCGGCGACGGTGCGGGCGACCTGCTGACCCTCTGCGGCGAGGTCCAGCTGCTCGGCGTAGCGGCTGCCGAGCTGGTAGGGACGCACCCCGAGGCGGTACCGTCCGGGTTGTCCGGGGACGGGCACGATGTACGCCCGGGCGGAGAGGGTGGTCACGAGTTCGTGCACGGTGGTGCGCGGAAGCTGGAGCTTGCGCACGATGTCGGGGGCGGAGAGCGAACCGTCCCCGTCGAGGAAGAGCTCGAGGATGTCGAGAGCTCGGGTCACGGCAGGTACGAGGCGTCCCACGACCGGCCCCCTCCCTTAGTCTGTAGTCTCAGTGCCCGCGTTCGAGATATCAACAGGCGATCGGCATGACGAACACAGGCTGTCATAAGGTGTTGCGGCGGGCAATGGCCCTGAGTCGCCCGGTGGGCCAGGATGGGGCGCATGCCGACCCAGAAACGCCTCGCGGGCACTTTCACGCCGCTTGACTTCCAGCTCGTCCTGCTGCGCCGCATGGCCGATCACAATCCGGATCTGGTGGAGAACGCCCGCCACGAACTGGGCGTCTCCCTCACCCAGATGAGGGAGGCCAACAAGCGCTGGCAGGCGATGGTCCACTCCCCGCACGCGCGGGGCTCCCTTTCACGGTATCGCTCGGTCCTCGGCGAACCCGGGTCGAGAACCGCCCGCCGCGTCGGCGACCTCGAGTGCGAGGCATGGCTCTGGCCGCTCCCGCTCTGGCCCGACCTGCGCTTCGAGGTGCTGCTCGCCCCGAACGGCTCGGTGTGGAACGAGTGGCTGGTCCGTGCCCCGGGGGCACGGCCGCCGTTCCTGCAGTCCATGGCCGACCTCGCCCCCTGGTCCTGCACGGTCGACGAGGCCGCCCACGCCTTCGCCCCGGCCCAGCCCCTGGAGGGCACCGCCCCGAACCGCTGGGGACTGGCCTTCGCCGCGCCCGACGGACCGGGGACCCGACGGGAGGTCGTCGCCGAGTTCACCTGGGGTCTGCTCCAGCGGACGACGGTCAGGGAGTAACGGCTCCCGGATCCCGTCCTCCGTCCCTGGTGCCGTGACCGGAGCAGCGGCCCACGCCGCCGTCCCGGCTGCCACCGTCACGTCCCGGCTGCCGCCGTCCCCGCCGTGGCCGCCGCCTTCAGGATGCTCGCGACGACGTGCGGCACGGACTGCGGGTGCAGGAACAGGAAGAGGTTCGGCTCCACCAGTTCCAGCTCCATCACCCGCGGCTCCCCGTCGTCGCCGTCCACCAGGTCGACGCGGGCGTAGAGCAGCTCGGGCGCGTCCGGTACGGCGGCCAGGGCGCGCTCGGCGACGGCCAGCTCGGCCGGGGACGGCGTCCACGGCTCCAGACCGGGGTGGGCGACCTTGACCGCGTCGAAGGCGGTGCCGGGGGCGAGGACGGCCCGCTTGCGGCTGGCGTGCAGGAGGCGGCCGCCGAAGAACTGCAGGGCGCGCTCACCGCCGGCGTCGATGCCACGCACATACGGCTGCACCATCGCCGTCAGCCCCTCCGCGTGCATCCGCGCGAGGTGGCGGACGGCCGTCTCGTGGCCGTCGGGCGTGTAGCGGGCGGCGTAGCGCGCACCGGCCCCGGAGGCGGGCTTGATCACGTACTCGTCGCCGTCGGGCAGCTCGGCCGGCTCGCCTGGCGCGAAGTAGCGCGTCGGCACGGTCGGCACCCCGGCCGCCGCCAGCTCTCCCAGATACCGCTTGTCGGCGTTCCAGCGCACCACGTCGGCCGGGTTGGCCAGCCGGGTGACGGCCGCGACCTTCCGCGTCCAGGCCGCGAACTCGTCCGCGCGCCAGCTGTAGTCCCAGGTGGAGCGGATGACGACGAGGTCGTACGCGGCCCAGTCCACGCCCTCGTCGTCCCAGAAGACGCCGTCGGCCTCCGCGCCGGCCGCTCGCAGCGCGCTCAGCAGCACCGGGAGGTCGGCGTCCTTGCTCGGCTCCGGCCGGGGGTCGTAGGTGACGAGCGCGATACGGGCCACGACGGACTCCCTGTTCGTACGACTGTCCGATCACCGGAAGGCTAACAAGCCACCGTCCCCGTCCCCGTCCCCGTCCGCCCGTCGGACGTGGGCCGGTCGGTCCCGGCCGCGTCGCGGTCGAGGCGTGGTGGAACGAGCGGCGCGCGGAGGTGCAGGCGCGGCGCGTGGGGTAGGAAGCTGCTTGTCGCCATGCCGCCCACCTCAGCCGCGCAAGGAGCCCGTGCCGTGTCGCACCGTCCCGTGTCGTCTCTCTTCCCCGCCTTGACGGACGATCCGTCCGGCCGCCCCGCCCTGCGGTTCGGTGAGCGTTCCCTGTCCTACGCGGAGCTCGCCGGGGCGACCCGCGCCGTCTCCGGACATGTGCGGGAGGCGACGGGCGACCGCCCGGAAGCGCGAGGCCGGGAGCGGGCCCGGGAGCGGGGAAGGGTCGCCGTGTGGGCCACACCCGCGCTGGAGACCGCCGTGGGCGTCGTCGGCGTGCTGCTCGCCGGGGCGGCCGCCGTGCCGCTGAACCCGAAGTCGGGCGACAAGGAGCTCGGGCACATCCTGTCCGACAGCGAGCCGAGCGCGGTGCTCGCGGCCTCCGGCGACGAACTGCCCGAGCCGCTGCGCACGTTGCCGCGGATCGACGTCGACGTGGCCGAGCGCGGCGACGCGGGTCCGTCGACGGCCGGCGCGCCGCAGGACGACGAGCCGTCGGACGGCGAGGAGCCCGCCCTCATCGTGTACACCTCCGGCACCACCGGGCCGCCCAAGGGCGCGGTCATCCCCCGCCGGGCGATCGCCACGACCCTGGACGCGCTCGCCGACGCCTGGCAGTGGACCGGCGATGACGTCCTCGTGCACGGGCTGCCGCTGTTCCATGTGCACGGGCTGGTGCTGGGGGTGCTCGGGCCGCTGCGCAGGGGCGGGTCGCTCCGGCACCTCGGGCGGTTCGACACGGAGGGCGTGGCACGGGAGCTGACCGACGGCGCGACGATGCTGTTCGGGGTGCCGACGATGTACCACCGCATCGCCGAGGCCCTGCCGTCCGACCCCGGGCTCGCCGAGGCG
It includes:
- a CDS encoding toxin-antitoxin system, toxin component family protein gives rise to the protein MDVAGARGRAARIASALRRARTGPAMRELTGDLSAALRARAVRPHGVRELCRALCEELSERRGGRPVEVRFERFPDEIEVTGLWVEFQDFDLVIVEERAEAVQQLVILGHELWHLHAGHRHHHRGLGLGLGLGLGLGLGTVAAGVLGGRSDWESAALAVAARDGSREDDEAEADDFGHRLAARFRRYLADSGPTAAPGAAEAVAETTAVQRTLGYRGRRGTLR
- a CDS encoding NAD(P)/FAD-dependent oxidoreductase — its product is MLAASALTGLADRVVVIERDVLPEGPAPRKGLPQARHAHMLWSGGVRAVEELLPDVTGALRAAGARRSPVTTDMVVLGPRGWFRRWPESHHVILAGRDLLDATVRSRVLADERVGLCSGAEALGLVGDAGAVTGVRVRQGGAERVVEAGLVVDASGRGSRAAGWLTELGLPTAKQREVDSGLAYASRLYLAPGPARSGYPIVNVQPDPRDAGPGRAGFLLPIEDGRWIVTLNGTRGGEPSPDSDDFVRFALEELRHPVIGQLLEQAEPLSDVAYTRSTVNRRHFYERMPAWPDNFVVLGDALAAYNPLYGHGLAVAAQSAVLLRDAVRRHGWGAAGLSRRAQKAVARPVATAWDLAVGQDVFYPGATETGPTRRDRLVAAYVGRLMLTATGNGRMARRVTDVTSLERGPQVLLTPSTLAAAAVGPLRPPLPGPPLTADERKQAGLP
- a CDS encoding SMP-30/gluconolactonase/LRE family protein; this encodes MSTRYDVAVPAGAVLGEGPTWDAAAGRLLWVDILGSRLHAYDPATGRRTVRTTHQHVGAAKPRAGGGLVLNLRDGVGLLDPDGGFRWLRHEPVPGRRGNDAAVAPDGSLWAGTMRYDEAPGGGGLSRLTGDGSTEVVLDDVAVSNGTGWSPDGTLMYYVDSPTRRVDVLDFSADGRASGRRPFVAIEDGAGFPDGLTVDADGCVWVALWDGAAVRRYTPAGVLDRQIDLPCPRITACAFGGPDLTDLYVTTARVGLDAPHPTAGSLLVLPNAGQGLPQPPFTG
- a CDS encoding IclR family transcriptional regulator, which gives rise to MGRLVPAVTRALDILELFLDGDGSLSAPDIVRKLQLPRTTVHELVTTLSARAYIVPVPGQPGRYRLGVRPYQLGSRYAEQLDLAAEGQQVARTVAETCDETVHVAILEGADVIYIAKVDSTHAVRMVSAAGRRLPAHCTSVGKMLLASLPEQELTARIPDDAELVRMTPNSITEPKALRAALAEIRERGVAVENRESNPDVSCVAAPVRDRTGQVVAALSISVPMIRWSEERRAGLEQLALKGAGELSELLGYRGAV
- a CDS encoding ATP-grasp domain-containing protein, which gives rise to MARIALVTYDPRPEPSKDADLPVLLSALRAAGAEADGVFWDDEGVDWAAYDLVVIRSTWDYSWRADEFAAWTRKVAAVTRLANPADVVRWNADKRYLGELAAAGVPTVPTRYFAPGEPAELPDGDEYVIKPASGAGARYAARYTPDGHETAVRHLARMHAEGLTAMVQPYVRGIDAGGERALQFFGGRLLHASRKRAVLAPGTAFDAVKVAHPGLEPWTPSPAELAVAERALAAVPDAPELLYARVDLVDGDDGEPRVMELELVEPNLFLFLHPQSVPHVVASILKAAATAGTAAAGT
- a CDS encoding acyl-CoA synthetase — translated: MSSLFPALTDDPSGRPALRFGERSLSYAELAGATRAVSGHVREATGDRPEARGRERARERGRVAVWATPALETAVGVVGVLLAGAAAVPLNPKSGDKELGHILSDSEPSAVLAASGDELPEPLRTLPRIDVDVAERGDAGPSTAGAPQDDEPSDGEEPALIVYTSGTTGPPKGAVIPRRAIATTLDALADAWQWTGDDVLVHGLPLFHVHGLVLGVLGPLRRGGSLRHLGRFDTEGVARELTDGATMLFGVPTMYHRIAEALPSDPGLAEALAGARLLVSGSAALPVHDHERIAAATGRRVIERYGMTETLMNTSVRADGEARAGTVGVPLPGVELRLVEEDGTVVEAYDGESVGEIQVRGPNLFTTYLNRPDATAAAFTADGWFRTGDVAVRDPDGYVRIVGRKATDLIKSGGYKIGAGEIENALLEHPGVREAAVTGEPDADLGERVVAWVVPADPQSPPGERELADHVARRLAPHKRPRTVRYLDALPRNDMGKIMKRALPA